In the genome of Spirochaetia bacterium, one region contains:
- the cutA gene encoding divalent cation tolerance protein CutA: MYMLGVYVPKEYLEKVKQALFFAGGGKFGNYDCCCWQTRGEGQFRPLVGSDPFLGTVGKMEKVEEWKLEMIVPEETAEAVIKALKKSHPYEVPAYHLLKMDEIDM, translated from the coding sequence ATGTATATGCTTGGAGTATATGTACCGAAGGAATATCTTGAAAAAGTAAAGCAGGCACTGTTCTTTGCTGGTGGTGGCAAGTTTGGAAACTATGATTGCTGTTGCTGGCAGACGCGCGGTGAAGGGCAGTTTCGTCCCCTGGTTGGATCCGATCCTTTTCTCGGTACTGTAGGGAAAATGGAAAAAGTTGAAGAATGGAAGCTTGAGATGATTGTTCCGGAAGAAACGGCTGAAGCTGTCATCAAGGCTTTGAAAAAATCTCATCCTTATGAAGTTCCCGCTTACCATCTGCTGAAGATGGATGAAATTGATATGTGA